DNA from Terriglobales bacterium:
TGTTCCACGCCGGCGAGCGCCTTGTGCGCGCCCGGCTCTTCGCGCGACCGGTAGAGCTTGCGGGCCAGCGCCAGATACAGGATGTCGTTCACCAGTGTCGATTTGCCCGAGCCGGAAACGCCCGTAACCACGGTCATGACGTTCAGCGGGAAGCTGACGTCCAGGTTCTTCAGGTTGTTCTCACGCGCGCCCAGCACGCTGAGCGCCTTTCCGTTCACCGCCTTGCGCTCCGCCGGAACCGGAATGCTCAGTTCCCCGGCGATGTAGCGGCCGGTGAGCGACTCCGGCGCCCGCATGATCTCCGCCGGCGTCCCCGCCGCCACCAGTTCGCCGCCGTGGCGCCCCGCGCCCGGGCCCAGGTCAATAACGTAGTTGGCGCGCCGGATCGTCTCCTCGTCGTGCTCCACCACCAGCACGGTGTTGCCCAGATCGCGCAGGGATTCCAGCGTCCGGAGCAGCCGGTCGTTGTCGCGCGCGTGCAGCCCGATTGAGGGCTCGTCCAGCACGTAGAGCACGCCGCGCAGGCGGGAGCCGATCTGCGTGGCCAGACGCACCCGCTGCCCTTCGCCGCCGGAAAGCGTGGCCGCCGAGCGATCGAGCGAAATGTAGCCCAGACCCACGGCTTTCAGGAACTCCAGGCGCTCCACCACCTCGCGCAGCACCCGCCCGGCGATCAGGGTTTCGCGCTCGTTCAGCCGTATCTTGCGCGCCGCCTCGATGGCCCGCGACACCGGCAGCGCCGTGAACTCGGCGATGGACATCCCGCTTACCCGCACCGCCAGGCTTTCCGGCCGCAGGCGCTTGCCGTTGCAGGCCGGACACTTCGACGCCGACATGTACTGCAGCAGCCACTCGCGGTAGCTCTCCGAGCTCGATTCCTCCAGGTTCTGCCGCAGGAAGTCCAGCACCCCCCGAAAGCCCACCCGCCTGGGCTCTTTGTCGCCGGGCCCGTAGAGAACGAGGTTCTGAACCTTCGCCGGCAGTTGCTCGAACGGCGTCTTCAGGTCGAACTCGTAGGCCGCGGCCGCCAGCCCCAGCATGCGCTGCAGGTTCACAGACCCGGACCCCGGTCCCAGCCCTCCTTCGAGCAGGGGCTTGGACCAGTCCACGATGATGCGCGCCGGATCGAAGTCGTAGCGGCTTCCCAGGCCGTCGCATTCCGGGCAGGCGCCGTACCTGCTGTTGAAGCTGAACAAGCGCGGCTCCAGCGTCGGCACGCTGATGCCGCATACCGTGCACGCCATCTTCGACGAATAGAGGTGCTCTTCTCCATCCACGACCGCCACCTGCACCAGGCCGTCGGCCAGCTTCATGGCGATGGCCACGGCGTTCTCCAGACGGCGCTCGATGCCGGGCTTGACCAGCAGCCGGTCCACCACCACCTCGATGGTGTGGTTGCGCCGCTTGTCCAGCCGGATCTCATCATCCAGGCTGCGCAGTTCGCCGTCGATTCGCGCCCGCGTGAACCCGGTCTGTGCCAGCTTCTCCAGCTCTTTCCTGAATTCGCCCTTGCGGCCGCGCACGAACGGCGCCAGGATCATCACCCGTTCTTCCGGCTTGAGCGCCATCACCCGCTCGACGATCTGCTCCGCGGACTGCCGCGAGATGGCCCGCCCGCACTTCGGACAGTGCGGCACTCCCACCGACGAGTACACCAACCGCAGGTAGTCGTAGATCTCGGTGATGGTGCCCACCGTGGAGCGCGGGCTCCGGCTGGTGGTCTTCTGCTCGATGGAGATGGCCGGGCTGAGACCGTCGATGGCGTCCACGTCCGGCCGCTCCATCTGGTCCAGGAACTGCCGGGCGTAGGCGGAAAGCGTCTCCACGTAGCGCCGCTGCCCCTCGGCGTAGATGGTGTCAAAGGCCAGCGAGGACTTGCCCGACCCGCTCAGACCGGTGATGACCGTGAGGGTACCCCGGGGGATGGTGACGTTGATGTTCTTGAGGTTGTGCTGCCGCGCGCCGCGGACCGTGATCTCCCGGATAGGCATGAACGAACGTGCGCCGTACAGGCAGCTTCAGAAAGCACTGCGCACAACGCTACGCGTGTATCTTATTTGCTAACATCGCGGCCGGTCAATGCGGGTAGAGTAGTGCTGGTTCAGGCGGCTTGCGGGCTTCAGGCTTGATTCCATCACACGCAACTCGGTCCTCGCGACTCGCAACTCGTCATGGAACATTGCTGCCAGATGCTGCAGGACGCCGTGGAAGGCGAGGCCATCGTCAACGCTCCGCGGTCCCGTATGGAGGGACGCCTGCTGAACGAGGTCGATTCGGATTACGCCGTGCGCTCCGCCGATCCCCGGCCCAACGTGTATCCTATGAACTTCTGTCCCTTCTGCGGGCGCGCCATCTCGCGCTCCATCTGGAATGCGGAGAAAAAGAAATGACGGCTCCCGGCCCGGCAACCTTCCGGGTTCGGCCGGGGTCTAAGACTGCAGAAGGATTCGGCCGGCAACTTTCAACCCGGTACTGGCAACTGAATTGCGCACACTGTTGATTTCCGGCACGGTCGCGGTCACCATCCTGTGGGCGCTGGCGGTGGGTGTGGTGTGCGGATACGCGGCCGTGCTCGCCGTCTTCCGCGTCCTGATGCCCACCCAGCAGCCACCCCAGTCCCCTCGCCCGGCCGCCCTCAAGAAGATGGTCCAGGCTCCTTCGGGGGGCCGCACTTGAACCCTCACCTCACTCGCCTGCCGGCATGAACCGCGCCTATCCGGAGCGTCCCTTGGTCGGCGTCGGCGCCGTCATCGTGGACGCCGCCCGAGTGGTCGTGGTGCGCCGCGCCGGCGAACCGGCAAAAGGTCAATGGTCCATCCCGGGCGGGCTCATCGAAGCCGGCGAGACCTTACAAGCCGCCGTGGTCCGCGAAACCAGGGAAGAGACGGGTCTCACCGTTCAGGTAGGCGAACTGCTCGAAGTCTTCGACCGCATCACGCTCGATGCCGAAGGCAAGGTGCAGTACCACTTCGTCCTGCTTGACTTCCTGTGCCGCCCGGTCTCCGGGCAACTGCGCGCCAGCGGCGATGCCAGCGAGGCCCGCTGGCTCACGGCGGCCGAGCTGGCAGACTTTCCTATCTCACTGGATGCCGCCGAAGTCCTGCGCAAGGGCCTCCGACGCGCCGAGCACGACCGCGGCGACCGCTTCCTGGAAGAAATCAGGAATCCGCCCCTCTGACCGGTCATCATTATCATTTTCTACTGTCATCCCGAGCGAGGGAGGGACCCGCGCGTCTACGCCACAGCCGCACCGCGCGCAGCACGGTGCGGTTGGTCGTGTGCGGGAAATCCGAGTCGAGGGATCTCGGGTTTGCTTGCTTGAGGCTTGACCTTGCGAGAAATGGCCCTATGCGTTGCCCTCCCGTGATAAAAACTCCCATCATCGCGGGTGAACCTCATGCGCCAACTCGCCGCCCTTCTGGCCGCGCTGCCCGCCCGGCATGTCAGCCTGGCCATTTCGTTGGCCGTGACCCTGGCTGGCTTGTTGGTGTTCACGTTTGCCAACGTCAGCGGCGATCCGCGTCCGGGCTTCGCCTTCGTGCAGCACATCGAACTGCGCTCGCTCGACGCGCGCTTCAACCTGCGTGCCCCGCGCCCGCCCGATCCGCGCATCGTCATCGTGGACATCGATGAAAAGACGCTCCAGCGCATGGGCGCATATCCCATCGCGCGCAGCGCCTACGCCCGGCTCATCGACCGCCTGCACGCGGACGGCGCTCGCCTGGTGGGCTTCGACATCACCTTTCCCACGCCGGAGAAGAACTCGGCGGTCGAAGCCCTCTCCCGTCTCGAAACCGAGGTCGGGAAGAACGCGCCTCCGCCGGTGCGCCAGAAGATCGCCGCCCTCCGCGAGTCGAGTGACAATGATCGTCGGCTGGCGGAGAGCATGCAGCGCGCCGGCAACGTCATCCTGGGACACGTGTTCCTCGACCCCAAGCGCGCCGAGGCCGTCTCCCCGGAAGCCGCCGAGGCCTACTTCAACGTGGCCTGGGCCAAGGCCTTCCCTCAGGTTCGCCCGGTCGGCCCGCAGGCAGGCAAGTTCAACCTCGGTGAGGCATGGGCCGAAAAGGGGAGGGGCCAGGTCGCGCAGGCGGTCGAGGCCAACATCGTGCCGCTGGCCGAGGCCGCCCGTTCCTTCGGCTTCATCAACAACAATCCCGACGCCGACGGCACCATGCGCGGCGCTATCCTGCTCATCCGCTATCAGGACCTCGACTGGTATCCCTCCCTCGCCTTTCAGGTGGTCCGCGAATACCTTGAGGTGCCGGATCAGGATCTCGCCGCCTTCATCAATGAGAACGGCCTCGAGCGCATAGAGTTCGGTCCATACTCGCTCGTCCCGCGGCCCGACAGCACGGTGCTCATCAACTACGCCGGACCTTACGGCACCTATCCTCACTATTCGATGTCGGACGTGGTCGAAGGCGCCGTGCCCGCCGCCACCTTTCGCGACAAGATCGTGCTGCTCGGCCCCACCGCGCTGGGCATCGGCGACATGCGCAACACGCCTTTCCAGCAGCGCACCTACATGGGCGTCGAGATCCACGCCAATATCATCGATAACCTGCTGCACGTCGAAGACCCCGACCGCACCTTTCTCACCCGCGGCAACCGTCAGGAAATGATCGACCTCGCGGCCATCGTCATCTTCGGAGTCGTGCTCGGCGCCTGGTTCGGGCGCACGCGTCCCGCCCTGGCCACGGTCTCTGCCATCCTCGTTCTGCTGCTGTTCATGAGCGGCGTGCACCTTGCCTTTGCGCGCTGGGGCATGTGGCTGAGCTTTGTGGTGCCCGCCGGCACCCTGCTCGCCAACTAC
Protein-coding regions in this window:
- the uvrA gene encoding excinuclease ABC subunit UvrA, with the protein product MPIREITVRGARQHNLKNINVTIPRGTLTVITGLSGSGKSSLAFDTIYAEGQRRYVETLSAYARQFLDQMERPDVDAIDGLSPAISIEQKTTSRSPRSTVGTITEIYDYLRLVYSSVGVPHCPKCGRAISRQSAEQIVERVMALKPEERVMILAPFVRGRKGEFRKELEKLAQTGFTRARIDGELRSLDDEIRLDKRRNHTIEVVVDRLLVKPGIERRLENAVAIAMKLADGLVQVAVVDGEEHLYSSKMACTVCGISVPTLEPRLFSFNSRYGACPECDGLGSRYDFDPARIIVDWSKPLLEGGLGPGSGSVNLQRMLGLAAAAYEFDLKTPFEQLPAKVQNLVLYGPGDKEPRRVGFRGVLDFLRQNLEESSSESYREWLLQYMSASKCPACNGKRLRPESLAVRVSGMSIAEFTALPVSRAIEAARKIRLNERETLIAGRVLREVVERLEFLKAVGLGYISLDRSAATLSGGEGQRVRLATQIGSRLRGVLYVLDEPSIGLHARDNDRLLRTLESLRDLGNTVLVVEHDEETIRRANYVIDLGPGAGRHGGELVAAGTPAEIMRAPESLTGRYIAGELSIPVPAERKAVNGKALSVLGARENNLKNLDVSFPLNVMTVVTGVSGSGKSTLVNDILYLALARKLYRSREEPGAHKALAGVEHIDKVIRIDQSPIGRTPRSNPATYTGVFTHIRDLYALLPESRERGYKAGRFSFNVAGGRCEACQGEGQRRIEMHFLPDVYVQCEICGGRRYNHETLAVKYKGCSIADLLETPVADVLPLLENIPQIRQKLGTLVDVGLGYIELGQSAVTLSGGEAQRIKLARELSKRQTGRTLYLLDEPTTGLHFDDVSKLLNVLRRLVDLGNTVIIIEHHMDVIRAADWVIDLGPEGGEEGGRIVAQGTPEQVARVKKSHTGQALAAALGARVHSA
- a CDS encoding NUDIX hydrolase, with the translated sequence MNRAYPERPLVGVGAVIVDAARVVVVRRAGEPAKGQWSIPGGLIEAGETLQAAVVRETREETGLTVQVGELLEVFDRITLDAEGKVQYHFVLLDFLCRPVSGQLRASGDASEARWLTAAELADFPISLDAAEVLRKGLRRAEHDRGDRFLEEIRNPPL
- a CDS encoding adenylate/guanylate cyclase domain-containing protein → MRQLAALLAALPARHVSLAISLAVTLAGLLVFTFANVSGDPRPGFAFVQHIELRSLDARFNLRAPRPPDPRIVIVDIDEKTLQRMGAYPIARSAYARLIDRLHADGARLVGFDITFPTPEKNSAVEALSRLETEVGKNAPPPVRQKIAALRESSDNDRRLAESMQRAGNVILGHVFLDPKRAEAVSPEAAEAYFNVAWAKAFPQVRPVGPQAGKFNLGEAWAEKGRGQVAQAVEANIVPLAEAARSFGFINNNPDADGTMRGAILLIRYQDLDWYPSLAFQVVREYLEVPDQDLAAFINENGLERIEFGPYSLVPRPDSTVLINYAGPYGTYPHYSMSDVVEGAVPAATFRDKIVLLGPTALGIGDMRNTPFQQRTYMGVEIHANIIDNLLHVEDPDRTFLTRGNRQEMIDLAAIVIFGVVLGAWFGRTRPALATVSAILVLLLFMSGVHLAFARWGMWLSFVVPAGTLLANYAGVTSFRMIFEEREKRKVRRTFSQYVSPGVIRLLENDPGRYLRRGGELKELTVMFSDIRGFTAMSEGMTPDELVSLLNEYLGEMTDIVFRRWGTLDKYIGDAIMAFWGSPFPQEDHAQRACFAALDMCARLEELNAEWRAAGRKTLAIGVGLNTGPVNVGNMGSDKRLAWTVMGDNVNLASRLEGLTKEYGVCIVLSEGTWQQVSKDFVGRELDRIRVKGKAQPVSIYELLDATGNGNRHAPLLSAFDDAMAAYRRREWDAAAQKFQSLLELYPDDGPSRVFLARSCEFTVSSPPPDWDGVYVMKTK